GTTTTTGATCCTTTTCCATCAAATCTGTTAACATACTATTGAATTTTACAGTTACAGTTAAATGAAAAATAATAAGGAGAATAAGACCTAATCCCCAAAAAAACCAAAAGTCTTTTTTCTTAAATCTCTCACTTAGAACATTTCTTAAGTAGACAAACATCCTACCACCAGCTCTTTAATTTGCATATAAAATTAAAGGGCAACTCACCGCCCTTTTCCCCCTCAAAGCTAGGAAGAGAAACCTCTTGAATTATTTTCATATTTTTAATAACATTTAAAAGCTCAGCTATAGCCTTTGGAGATGTTGCAAGACCATAGATCCTTAACTCCCTCTCCTTAAAACTTTCGATCTTATCCAATTTAACCCCATCAGGAAAGTTAGAAGAAAGAGATAATAAAAATTCATAAATAGGTAAAAGTTCAGAAGTAAATGATTTTAATTGCTTAACAAAACTTTCAGCCTCTTTATATGCGTTGAGGGGATTTTCTCGTTGAAGTTGACTAACTAAGGCATTAAATGTCTTTTCTTTATCTTTAACAAGCTCACTAAAATAATTATATTGGTAGTAAAGCCATAAAGCAAAAAAAACAGACATAACCCACGCAAGAACAAGGGATATACGCATTAGCGAAAAAAATAGCTTCTTTCGTCTAAGATTCTTAACCTCTTTGGGCAATAGATTAGGTTTAAATTTTAAAAACTCTTTCATTAATTAATATACCCCCCTTAAAGCTAAACCTATAGCAAGTCCAAGCCTGTTCCTGAAAACATGAATTTCTTCTGTTTCTTTTTTTAAGTGAATACCCTTTAAAGGATTAATTTTTTTAACTGGAATACCTAATTGGTCTTCTAAAAAAGTTTCCAACCCTTTTAGGGAGCTAACACCTCCAGTTATATAAACACTGCGTACCACATTCTCCTTAAATTGTCCTATTATATAGTCGAAGCAATGCATAATTTCACCAATAAGATCGGCTAATATATCTTCAATATAAGGCTTAAGATCTATAATACTCTTGCCTTTCTTTAACTCCTCGGCTTTATTAAAATCAAGGTTGAGCGAAGCTGAAAGCGCAGATGTAATAGCATTACCCCCTGTTGGTAAAGATCTAAATAGAATAGGACGCATTTCATGTAATACAGCAATATCTACTGTGCCAGCACCAATATCAATCAACATAAAGCTTTCTTTCTCTTCAACAAGTTCATCAACTCTGAGGATAGGCAAAAGGCTCGCTTCAATAGCCTCAATTTCAATCCCTATATTCTTGAAAACATTGTATATTCCCTCTACAATAGACTGCTTTGTAGCAACTACTAATATTTCTAACTTTTCTCCTTCTTCATCAAAAACACTACGCAAAACATAAGAATCATAAACTGCTTCATCTAGGCTAAAGGGTAAATTTCTCCCTATTTCCCAGTCCAAAAATTTTTTAAGTTCCCTATTTTCAACTTTGGGTATATTTATTAACCTTATTATAACATCCCTGCCACCTATACAAGTCACTACTTTTCCTCTCTTAAAATCAAGTCTTTCAAACATACTACTTAAAGCCTTTGAAACTGCACCATAGTCCTTTATAAGACCAGCAGCAATAACCCCTAATGGAATAGATTTAAAACCCCATTCCTCCAGGACCCTCCCCTTCAACTTAACAAATTTGATTCCACTCGTTCCTATATCGATACCTATCCAGGCTCTACTCATTAACTTATATGCCCCCACTAACAAGAGTGATCCGGTCTCCTTGAAACAACTTGAATAGCATCCAAAACGGCTTCTAAAACATCAACCTGGAACTGAGCCTCTATTTCCCTGAGCTTCAAAAAGATATAGCCTCTGTCTGTAACCATATACTTGGGAGGAAGTCTATTTAAAGCATAGGCCATCATATCTGCGATACATTTATCACACTTACACACATCTTCTCTATCCTTTAAAAGTTTAACTAGCGTTTCTCTAACAACTTTCTCCATATAATTTCTTGGCATTTTTTCTTCTGGTATCATTTAAAAATCACCCCTACCTTGGGCTAATTGGGAGATTAGCCCAGTCTATGCCTCTATAAGAACCAGTATTAGCATTTCCCACGTTATTCCACCAATAACAAGGCGAATCATGAGGAAAGCAAACCCAGCCATGATTATTACCAGGATTGGAGCTTATATTGCTCGAATCTACATTACTAGGATCGTAATTTAAGCTACCTGAAAGATAAGAGTTACATCCGTAGAGTCGCCCTGCCCATTTTATACCTGTAATCCTATGCCTTAAGCTACTAACATGGTCAATCACAGTCCCCCCTGCAGGTATATAAAGACCGAAATTTCCCTTAGCCAACCAATTACTTCCCTCTAAATAGCTACCATTAATATGGATATTTTTTACAAGTCCGCTTCCAGAACTTACATAAACACCATATTCCCAAGAACTGTTATTACTCTTCAACCTTAAAAACAAGTCTTTAAAGACAAAATCTCCTTTAGATAGGGAAATTACAGCCTTTTCGGAAAAGATTCCGCTAACCTCAAGACCTAAACCATATAAGAGAAAGCCTCTTTCTGATATAGAGATCTGAAAAGGTATATCAACTTTTGTATAGTAAGGTCCCCACATTCCTAAAATTCCTAATCCAATTTTCGATACCGATAAATTGGAACTAAGAGAGTAAGAACCCTTTCCTAAAATCAGTGTCTCCCCTTCAAGAAGGTTAATCAAGACAAAATTCAAATCACTTCCACTAATTCTTTCAATTTGGTTCTCAAGCCTTAACGAGATATTGTTTTCTCCATAAAATACCCTAATATAAGGATATAAATCCATCCTTAAACCCATATCACCCCCATCAAAGTTTCCCTCAAGGTAGCTATTAGAACCAGAGAAGACAAGTCTATAAGAAAGAGGGTTAAATAAAGCCTTTATAACCTTTCCGTTTCCATCGGGGAAAAAGTTTTCCTCTTCGTAAGAGGAAACACTATCATTATGAGCACCAGAGAAATTTTCTCCCCAAAAGAGGTTCCCTTTTATGTTAATATTTCCACTATATTGAAGCCCAGATGTATTAAGAAAGCTTCTATCGTAAAAATTGGGAACACCAGAAAGGTCAGCTACTACTCTCCTGTACTCATGATCAAATACATTATTGCAAATATTAACAGCTAAACAGTTTTCGATCTTTATATCTATAAGTCTTCCCATACCTCCGTAAATCCTCTTAAAAATACAATCTGCTATATCTAAAGATGAAACACCAGATAATTTCATAAATACTTTCTCTCCTTGGTCACTTTTACCTCCGCTTAAACCAAAGTAAAAACCATATATGCTAATTTCGGAAGCGTTATTAAAACTTAAGACTCCCTTTGTTGAAGAAACTGCTTGCCAAACTTCAGGTAAAAAGGTAAATAAAGGTGTAAAAAGCGGTCCCCATGCAGAAATCATTATGAAACTACCTATGTTATTAAACTCATACCCCTGAGTTATATACCAGAAACCTCTGCCAAAAAGGAGAAGAGCAGAACCAAAGGATGTAGAGGAATAGTAACTTTTGAGAGCCATAAAGGCACTATCAGCACTGTAAAATTTTTCATACCTATAGGTGTCTCCCATCTTATAAACCAAGATTATCTCTCCTCCTTTAGGAACAGGCAACATCCTTTTCCAGTAGTATGATGTTAGGCCTATGTTTCTACTTTCAAGTACAGAATCTTTTTGAGGAATATAACCATCCCAATGCCTGAACCACTCTATATTTTTATAGAAACCTGCGGAAAAACTATAAAACTCCTTAAACTTGGGATCTTCCTCTACCGTATTCACTAATGTAACAAGTCCTGAAGTTTTATGCATATTTCTCCAAAAAAGTGAATTTTCAACAATAAGAAAACCGTTGGAAACTCCGTTAACTATAGCAGTATTATGATTAAGAAAAACACTACTGTTGATCCTCCCATTAAAGGCAGCATCTTTATCAGAAACTTTCAAGATACTTACAGCATAACTTGTAGAACCGGTTTTATAATCAAGAAAATTCCCAGCATCAAATATTGAATTTGAAATCTCAAGTTCTGATAACCCCTTGCTTCTTAGGATAACCTTAACGCTAGAAAGAGAGCTTCCCATATAAGCTACAAGATCCCTATTTTTAACGATACAATTTTGCAAAACTAAGCGCGTATTGATATCATCAACTAAAACTGCAGAAATATCCTTATTCCGATGAACTTCCTTTTCAAGGTTTATTCTTT
This portion of the Synergistota bacterium genome encodes:
- a CDS encoding PilN domain-containing protein translates to MKEFLKFKPNLLPKEVKNLRRKKLFFSLMRISLVLAWVMSVFFALWLYYQYNYFSELVKDKEKTFNALVSQLQRENPLNAYKEAESFVKQLKSFTSELLPIYEFLLSLSSNFPDGVKLDKIESFKERELRIYGLATSPKAIAELLNVIKNMKIIQEVSLPSFEGEKGGELPFNFICKLKSWW
- the pilM gene encoding type IV pilus assembly protein PilM; translated protein: MSRAWIGIDIGTSGIKFVKLKGRVLEEWGFKSIPLGVIAAGLIKDYGAVSKALSSMFERLDFKRGKVVTCIGGRDVIIRLINIPKVENRELKKFLDWEIGRNLPFSLDEAVYDSYVLRSVFDEEGEKLEILVVATKQSIVEGIYNVFKNIGIEIEAIEASLLPILRVDELVEEKESFMLIDIGAGTVDIAVLHEMRPILFRSLPTGGNAITSALSASLNLDFNKAEELKKGKSIIDLKPYIEDILADLIGEIMHCFDYIIGQFKENVVRSVYITGGVSSLKGLETFLEDQLGIPVKKINPLKGIHLKKETEEIHVFRNRLGLAIGLALRGVY
- a CDS encoding late competence development ComFB family protein — translated: MIPEEKMPRNYMEKVVRETLVKLLKDREDVCKCDKCIADMMAYALNRLPPKYMVTDRGYIFLKLREIEAQFQVDVLEAVLDAIQVVSRRPDHSC
- a CDS encoding pilus assembly PilX N-terminal domain-containing protein; amino-acid sequence: MSLVILTVLAVIGGGFAFLYSSQQAVSRAEVRGSQSFFAAEAGINEAVSKYRLENPSFSLSNPKWFYGSEARSLLVSWTQPYLPDHNLFLDGLLAFRVENFKICEQGNEVYFYVEGVLKEGEKVASRFPLALKLTKTSIPQGEGIGVEASVGIGEVLIIKRGEIWKRLSDDGYRGGQALERAFTLVGGGKDYEIVLGPGVYVVPMKRAGDYCYGIDVEGNKSIILRSAKGWGPQWVKVVGIIPYKASSQITDANYWSTIRIRNGAELTIRDIWLSPPLERINLEKEVHRNKDISAVLVDDINTRLVLQNCIVKNRDLVAYMGSSLSSVKVILRSKGLSELEISNSIFDAGNFLDYKTGSTSYAVSILKVSDKDAAFNGRINSSVFLNHNTAIVNGVSNGFLIVENSLFWRNMHKTSGLVTLVNTVEEDPKFKEFYSFSAGFYKNIEWFRHWDGYIPQKDSVLESRNIGLTSYYWKRMLPVPKGGEIILVYKMGDTYRYEKFYSADSAFMALKSYYSSTSFGSALLLFGRGFWYITQGYEFNNIGSFIMISAWGPLFTPLFTFLPEVWQAVSSTKGVLSFNNASEISIYGFYFGLSGGKSDQGEKVFMKLSGVSSLDIADCIFKRIYGGMGRLIDIKIENCLAVNICNNVFDHEYRRVVADLSGVPNFYDRSFLNTSGLQYSGNINIKGNLFWGENFSGAHNDSVSSYEEENFFPDGNGKVIKALFNPLSYRLVFSGSNSYLEGNFDGGDMGLRMDLYPYIRVFYGENNISLRLENQIERISGSDLNFVLINLLEGETLILGKGSYSLSSNLSVSKIGLGILGMWGPYYTKVDIPFQISISERGFLLYGLGLEVSGIFSEKAVISLSKGDFVFKDLFLRLKSNNSSWEYGVYVSSGSGLVKNIHINGSYLEGSNWLAKGNFGLYIPAGGTVIDHVSSLRHRITGIKWAGRLYGCNSYLSGSLNYDPSNVDSSNISSNPGNNHGWVCFPHDSPCYWWNNVGNANTGSYRGIDWANLPISPR